In the Bacteroidota bacterium genome, TATGGTAAAACCTACGCCACCATAGGAGCGGACACGTATATCTTCCGCATATTCAGCGTAGCCGATTCCACCGTTTTTATCAGCTTCATACATCGCGTTAAAATAGGAACTTAAAGCCAGTGTTCCTTGCACCGACATGCTCACGATTAGTTTATCGAACCATACAGTTTCCTGCCCGTAAGCATATTTTAAATACATTTGTTTTACCTCAGTTTCTATGCCAACTTCTTCTACAGTTTCTTTCAGCAGCACAATATCGCCATAATTATACATGTATGAAAAGTCGTTTACATTTTCAGAATAAACACCATAATCGGTAACCACATAATCGCCGGTTTCCAATCGTCCTTTACCGGTAATTAATTCTAACTGATGAAAACGACCAATAGGTGCTATTGTTCCTCTGCTTGAATAACGATAAAACTTGAAATAAAATCCCCAATAATTATTTTTTATTTTTCCGTCCCCAAAATATGCATTGTACACCGGGTCGTAATCGTTATACACCGGCTCACCAAAAACAGCCATGATTGGGGTTTTTAATGAATTAAATTTATAATTGACTCCGGCAACTGTTTTTTTAGATAAAACATATTCCAACCCCACACAAGTGGTGAGGTGAACACCTAAATTCGGGAAATCTAATAAGTCGAGATGTTGGTCAGTATTGTAATTGATTTTGTATAAAGCCGGCGTCATATCCATTTCAGCATTTACACTAAAACGTTTTCCGGCATAACCGGGAACCTGAGCCTTAACGGACTGAATACCAATAACTGCAAACAGATATATGATTAAATACGAGGTTTTGTTCATTTCTTTTTCGATTTAATCTGCTGCAGAATAAAATAGATATTACTTTGTTTAACAGCATCTGAGTCGCGCAAGCGGTTGCTATTATAATATTGCATGATAAATTTACCGGTTTCCGCATCGGCTACTAATGCAAAATAAAATGTAGCTCTGTCGGGTGTTACCAAATCATAAATTAAAAATGGCGCTAATGGTAAATAGATACATAAAAATATTTTCGCACCTACATATGATTCCGGTTCTGTAAATGAAACAATACCCATCCAGGTAAAATTGGAAATATCATATTTTTGTGAAAGTGCCAAAAATTCATCGTTGGTTGATGTATTCATATAAACATCTTCATCCAAGTGACTGATTTTTTCATTTAACCATCTGTTTAATACGGATAAATCGTTAAATGCATCCACATCATCGGCACCCATGGAATGGTAGTCCAGATATTTAACCTTTAAATTTAAATCGTCGGCATTTTCTTTCACTTTTACACGAAGTTCTTCTTTTGCCGTTTCGGCAGCCTGATATTGAACAGGATTGTCTGAACGTTCATCTACCCTAAAATAAACGGGATCAACCATTACAATTTCGTTCAAACCAAGATGAAATTCATTTTCATCGTTGTCCGATTTCTTTTTTTTGCTCGTTTCTTCTTCCTCTTCTTCTTTTACAAAAAGCGCTGTAAAATTTTTATCGTCAAGAAATTCAGGAAACGCATATTTCCAGTAAGGTGCTTTCTCCTTATCTTCTTTTGTTGCGGTTGGTGATTTTTCCTTTTTTATTTTATCGTACTTCGTAGTTTTGATTGGCTCTGCTTCTTTGTTTTCGGTTGTGATTGAGGCAGTATCAACGGCAACTACTACTTCGGCTTTTAATTTTTCCACTTTTTTGGCATCAAAAAAATCATCGGTATTCAATGAATTTTGATTTACCATTTCATAACCAAGCTGGGTACATATTTTATTGAGTAACACATTTTCCGGCGATGCCAAATGCACTTCCCAGGCATATTTCAATGCAAGTGTATTCAACTCTTTGGCATTCATGCGGTAAAAAATATGAAATACCTGTTGCGATTCTCCTTCAACCTTTTTGTAATAACGATGCCAATCAGGTGTGGAGCCTGCATTTTTATACATCGATAAACCGTATAATGCCTGTGCAATTATTTCTTTTAGATAGATATTATCGGCATCATCTTGTTGTAATAAAAAAGCTTGATATAATGCATCTTCATAAGCAATATCGTACAAATACATTTCACATCCCTGGTAGCGACAAATTTTTTGTATGTAATTAAATTCTGCTTCGGTATTTATAAATGT is a window encoding:
- a CDS encoding M48 family metallopeptidase — protein: MRIFLILIITSVLLQTQVSAQDIDFLHFKTLQSAGKIPEDFTRLSSEKYFDYIATLEGSNKKEIQDKQNFLLESNFIIDEMLHSGRVVFGDPVTNYLNKIKDEILSSNPQLADEIRIYTLLSNDVNAFTADNGIILVTTGLIAQVQNEAQIAFILCHEFVHYYEKHAIDNFVENRKIDRGIGVYASLDNDEVDLEKFRYSKDLETEADVKGMEYFKKTKYSVAAIEGVFDVLLYSYLPFDEVTFPKNYFNDDLYVLPDNYFLDTLASITAEEDYDDEESTHPNIKKRKSAIINVIDKFNDADRQTFINTEAEFNYIQKICRYQGCEMYLYDIAYEDALYQAFLLQQDDADNIYLKEIIAQALYGLSMYKNAGSTPDWHRYYKKVEGESQQVFHIFYRMNAKELNTLALKYAWEVHLASPENVLLNKICTQLGYEMVNQNSLNTDDFFDAKKVEKLKAEVVVAVDTASITTENKEAEPIKTTKYDKIKKEKSPTATKEDKEKAPYWKYAFPEFLDDKNFTALFVKEEEEEETSKKKKSDNDENEFHLGLNEIVMVDPVYFRVDERSDNPVQYQAAETAKEELRVKVKENADDLNLKVKYLDYHSMGADDVDAFNDLSVLNRWLNEKISHLDEDVYMNTSTNDEFLALSQKYDISNFTWMGIVSFTEPESYVGAKIFLCIYLPLAPFLIYDLVTPDRATFYFALVADAETGKFIMQYYNSNRLRDSDAVKQSNIYFILQQIKSKKK